The following are encoded in a window of Bacteroidota bacterium genomic DNA:
- the ygiD gene encoding 4,5-DOPA dioxygenase extradiol: protein MMAEIFTETEIMPLLFLGHGSPMNAIEENEFVKGWREIAGKLPRPKAILCISAHWETNGTYVTAMEKPETIHDFGGFPRKLYEVQYPAPGSPGLAKEIKALITRTDTGLDYKWGLDHGCWSVLKSLFPDADVPVIQLSLDFNRTAQNHYELARELAPLRRRGILIIGSGNIVHNLRLIAWDKLNSSEYGYDWAVEAKEEMKKYILNGELQKLINYQEGGRAFNLAIPTPEHYLPLLYILALKGNDEKLEFFNDKIVGASLAMTSLIIR, encoded by the coding sequence ATGATGGCCGAAATCTTTACCGAAACAGAAATAATGCCCCTGTTGTTTTTAGGGCATGGAAGTCCGATGAACGCAATCGAAGAAAATGAATTTGTCAAAGGATGGAGGGAAATAGCAGGCAAACTGCCCAGACCAAAAGCAATCTTATGCATTTCCGCTCATTGGGAAACAAATGGTACGTATGTGACGGCTATGGAAAAACCGGAAACCATCCACGATTTTGGTGGATTTCCCCGGAAGTTGTACGAAGTCCAATATCCTGCACCAGGCAGTCCCGGACTGGCCAAAGAAATTAAAGCACTTATCACCCGGACGGATACCGGACTCGATTATAAATGGGGATTGGATCATGGTTGCTGGAGCGTACTGAAAAGTCTCTTCCCTGATGCCGATGTTCCCGTTATTCAGCTCAGCCTGGATTTTAACCGGACTGCACAAAATCATTATGAACTGGCCAGGGAACTGGCTCCTTTGCGCAGAAGAGGGATACTGATAATCGGAAGCGGGAATATTGTCCATAACCTCAGATTGATTGCATGGGATAAATTAAACTCATCAGAATACGGGTATGACTGGGCTGTTGAGGCAAAAGAGGAAATGAAAAAATATATACTCAATGGAGAGCTTCAAAAACTGATCAATTACCAGGAAGGGGGAAGGGCATTTAACCTGGCCATTCCGACACCCGAACATTACCTGCCCCTGCTCTATATTCTGGCTCTAAAGGGAAATGATGAAAAACTGGAATTTTTTAATGACAAAATTGTTGGAGCTTCCTTAGCCATGACTTCATTGATTATAC